The following DNA comes from Solanum stenotomum isolate F172 chromosome 11, ASM1918654v1, whole genome shotgun sequence.
TTGCATATAGAGATAGTCAGACTTACAAGATGGTGTATAAACGAACCCCTATCGCTCTCCGGTTAGTCTTCTTTTCCCATAAGAACAAAATTTGGGCATACAGAGTTATAATTGATGAAGAGTTTCAATATGTATTGGCTGAGTTTTCTTTGGTTTTTGTAGGTACTTAAAGTCTCATTTCATTTTGGATTTTCTAGGTTGCATGCCCTGGGATATAATCTATAAGGTACCGCGTTTCATTCCTTATGAGTTATGACGATCTTTGACTTGATATGGAGTTTAAGATGCTAACCTTTTTTGGCATATTGAATAAGTAATAGTGAAAGAACATATAGATGTAATGTTTGAGAAGTTAGTAAATTTGAACTCTTGGCTCTTTTAACCACAATGCTGAGCAATTTGGATTTATCAGGCTGTTGGCAGCAAAGAGGAAGTGAGATACCTTTTATGGATTCGGTTGAGCAGGGCGCGTAGAATTACTTACTTTTTCCAGAAGATGGAGAAAGATATTCGGATCAATTACCTCTTCACGAGGATTGTAAAACTGATCACTGTAGAACTCTACTGCACGCATACAGCAGCCtgcattttttactttttggcGACTACGCTGTCTGAACAACAAGAAGGTTACACATGGATTGGTAGTTTGAAATTGGGAGATTACAGTTATTCAAACTTTAGAGATATTGATCTTTGGACGCGATACACTACTTCAATGTATTTTGCCATTGTTACTATGGCAACTGTTGGTAAGTTTATTCCCCCTTCATTTGCAGTGCTTGTCTTTAAAGTTCTATTTCATTGTTGTTTCGCGTGCACATTTCATTCTTTTGGATGTTTGAAAGAGGATACTAGTGATGTTTGTGGAGTCTACATAACACAAGTTGTTAGAGAGTGATTTGCTTTAGTTAGTTACTCATTCTTGCAAAGTTAACACATAATCTTATCATTTTTCTAGAGATTTTTTATAACAATTTCATCTTACGAACAATTTGAGATATCTGTTTTTATCTTACAGGTTATGGAGATATACATGCTGTCAATTTGAGGGAAATGATATTTGTCATGATTTACGTCTCATTTGATATGATTCTTAGTGCTTATTTGATCGGTAACATGACAGCTCTAATTGTGAAAGGATCAAAAACTGAACGATATAGGGATAAGATGACGGATCTATTGAAATATATGAACAGAAATAGACTCGGAAGGGACATTCgtaatcaaattaaaggtcacTTGCGATTACAATATGAAAGTGCTTACACTGATGCTGCTGTTCTCCAAGATATTCCAATCTCTATCCGAGCCAAGGTAAGACAATGTTCAATTTACTATCATTGCTGATGCATGTTATGTTCCGTTGGTAGTTCCATGACAaacacttttcaacttttttttgcAGATTTCCCAGAATTTATATCAGTCTTACATAGAAAATGTTCCTCTTTTTAAGGGCTGTTCCTCGGAATTCATAAGTCAAGTCGTAAGTAACTTCTTTTTGATTGTTCATTCGCAGAAAATTTATTGTGTGTTCCGCATATTACTGATTTTGGATATGGTTAATATTTTGCAGGTAACTCGAGTCCACGAGGAATTTTTCCTCCCTGGAGAAGTGATAATGGAACAAGGCAATGTAGTAGACCAGCTTTATTTTGTCTGTCATGGTGTTCTGGTATGATGTTCTATTTGATGTTCAATTGAAGTTTTCCTAATAAGTCAAGAGTGCTCAttgtattttttgaaaaaatccaGGAGGAAGTTGGTATAGCGAAGGACGGATCAGAAGAGACAGTGTCACTTCTTGAGCCTAACAGCTCATTCGGAGACATTTCCATTGTTTGCAACATTCCTCAACCATATACAGTTCGTGTTTGTGAACTATGCAGGCTCTTACGTATCGATAAGCAGTCATTTGCCAATATTCTGGAGATTTATTTTCATGATGGAAGAAGAATCTTGAGTAATTTACTACAGGTAAGGGAAATGAGACTCAACCTATTTACTGAAAATTTAGAAACCGTTTTCTTTCACTCATATAACTATCTGGTTTAGTTCATCAACAGAGGGGAGCAATTCACTTACACGATACTTAGTTGACATTCATAAAAGCATCTAATGAATTATGAGTTCAAACCGTCCCATGTCATCTACCCTTCTTTTTGCTTTGTTGGTATGAGTCTAAATAGTATTGAATGACAGGGAAAAGAATCTAATCTCCGCGTGAAGCAACTAGAGTCGGATATTGCACTCCATATAGGGAAGCATGAGGCAGAGCTTGCTTTGAAAGTGAATAGTGCAGCTTATCATGGTGATTTGCATCAGCTGAAGAGTCTAATTCGAGCTGGAGCTGATCCCAACAAGAAAGATTATGACGGACGATCACCTCTGGTATGAGTTTATTCAAATGAGATATATACAAAACAAATGATTCCAACAGAATACTGAAGTTTGAACACTGCAAATTTCTCCTAATCAATGTTTGCTTTTAAACAGCATCTTGCAGCATCGAGAGGCTATGAAGACATAACTCTTTTCCTCATCCAAGAAGGCGTTGATATTAATGCTCCAGGTATATTTCTTACGCGAGTCTGCTTCACCTGCAACGAGTCCTTGTTCGTGCAAATGTTCATCATTACTTAATGTTGCTATTTACCATATAGATAAATTTGGCAACACACCTCTGCTTGAAGCAATCAAGAGTGGACATGATCGCGTTGCTTCATTACTTGTTAAGGAAGGGGCCTTATTGAACATTGAAAATGCTGGTAGCTTCCTATGTATGGTTATAGCAAAGGGGGAT
Coding sequences within:
- the LOC125845478 gene encoding potassium channel SKOR — encoded protein: MTRGEEVLEIDINGGRAEYEIEDMRDKMESSRGSRFKLIENDLVGVDLLRRRRRKISRESLLNGLKDLSQGFVIHPDNRWYRMWENFILIWSIYSSFFTPMEFAFFNGLPRKLFLLDICGQIVFLVDIVIQFSVAYRDSQTYKMVYKRTPIALRYLKSHFILDFLGCMPWDIIYKAVGSKEEVRYLLWIRLSRARRITYFFQKMEKDIRINYLFTRIVKLITVELYCTHTAACIFYFLATTLSEQQEGYTWIGSLKLGDYSYSNFRDIDLWTRYTTSMYFAIVTMATVGYGDIHAVNLREMIFVMIYVSFDMILSAYLIGNMTALIVKGSKTERYRDKMTDLLKYMNRNRLGRDIRNQIKGHLRLQYESAYTDAAVLQDIPISIRAKISQNLYQSYIENVPLFKGCSSEFISQVVTRVHEEFFLPGEVIMEQGNVVDQLYFVCHGVLEEVGIAKDGSEETVSLLEPNSSFGDISIVCNIPQPYTVRVCELCRLLRIDKQSFANILEIYFHDGRRILSNLLQGKESNLRVKQLESDIALHIGKHEAELALKVNSAAYHGDLHQLKSLIRAGADPNKKDYDGRSPLHLAASRGYEDITLFLIQEGVDINAPDKFGNTPLLEAIKSGHDRVASLLVKEGALLNIENAGSFLCMVIAKGDSDLLRRLLSNGVDPNNKDYDQRTPLHVAASQGQYSMAKLLLGAGASVFSKDRWGNTPVDEARVSGNKQMISLLEEAKSAQLSEFPDVPHEISDKLRPRKCTVFPFHPWESKDVRKHGVVLWIPQTIEELVITASEQLDFPSGSCILSEDAGKILDVDMIVDGQKLYLINEST